ctcctgcgcatcctGCCCCTCGGCGCTTCAATAACAGTCGGCTACCAGTCCAGCGATGGGAACGGGTACCGCAAGTTCCTCCGCGAGCAGCTCCGGTTCGCGGGGTGGGAGGTTGATATGGTGGGGAGTTTGGCGAATGGGACGATGAAGGATAATGTACGTCGACACTTGAATATTGAGCCTTAACGGAtgaatggatgatgatgctAATGGAATACAGCAAAACGAAGGCCACTTCGGCAAAACAATCGAGCAGGTCGCAAACGCGGCTGTTGATTCGGCCCCTCTACAGCCGAATGTTATCTTGATCAAGTACGCACCTTACTCACACTACTTTCTTTTTGAGAATTGGGGTTCTAACAGGCTTAGTGTCGGCACAAACGACGGAATCCAAAACGTGCGCATCACCGGCGCCGGCGAACGCATCGACCGACTCATcgacgacctcctcgcccgaATCCCCAACACGACGATCATCCTGTCCACGCTGATCCCCAACACGCACGTCCAGCGGGTCGTCGAGCGCCTGAGCAAAGAATACCGCAGTGTGGCGGCGCGGCGGCGCGCGCAGGGCGACCGCGTCATTCTGGCCGAGATGAGCTACTTCATTACGTCGAGCCAGCTGGTCGACGGCACGCATCCGAGTGACGAGGGGTATAAGGAGATGGCGTCGGTCTGGTGGGATGCGATTgagacggcggaggaggaggggatgttGGCGAGGCCGAATAAGGTGCCTGGGCAGGCGGTTGCGGCTGTCCAGGGCGGGAATGGGACGAGTGAGGGTGGGAATGAGGGGAGAGGGCTGGATGATGGGCCGGTTGAGGATCCGAAGCTGCCGTATTATGttgcgccgccgcagccgggGGAGACCAGTTCGTCGAGGACGCTCCGAGTTGGTTATTTTGGTTATTTGTGGTTATTGCTGGGGCTGCTTTGGATATAAATTGGATATGGTACATGGCACATAGACGATGTTTACATATAGAACGCATATACTGATCAATATTATGATACTCTATGAAATAGAATGCATATACCGATATTAGATACTCTACGCAGTCTAAGAAAGTAGCGAACGTAATCAAGCCTTGAGCACCAGGTCCTTCAGCTTCGCAAAGTCCGGCGTGCCCAACCCCGTCACAGGATCCCAGCCCTTGGTGGCATTCCAACTGGCATAAGGAATCTCCGGACTGCCATTGTCAGGGCCCCCGAACCGATCATTGCCATCACACCCGGTACTGCCTCCATCCACGATATCATTGAACCCCTTGAACCCATCCTTGTACAGCCACGGGTTCAGGAATCCCAGCACCGGCAGACCAGCCGCAAGACGCACATCGTTCAGCAAGCCCACAACGCCACTAAACACCGGCGTCGACGCACTCGTGCCATCGAACATCCCAACACGCCCCTTATCCACCACAGCGAAGTtctccgcctgcgccgcaacATCAGGGAACGCACGGCCACTGCGGTTAAAGTACTGCGCCTGCTTGTTC
This is a stretch of genomic DNA from Aspergillus puulaauensis MK2 DNA, chromosome 8, nearly complete sequence. It encodes these proteins:
- a CDS encoding SGNH/GDSL hydrolase family protein (CAZy:CE3;~COG:S;~EggNog:ENOG410PPH7;~InterPro:IPR013830,IPR036514;~PFAM:PF13472;~SECRETED:SignalP(1-33)), which codes for MRIRRFSPVPSPSPPPPTFLALLFLTFLTTVLCSPHSSSTTSLSRTQNAPRASKPFLLRILPLGASITVGYQSSDGNGYRKFLREQLRFAGWEVDMVGSLANGTMKDNQNEGHFGKTIEQVANAAVDSAPLQPNVILINVGTNDGIQNVRITGAGERIDRLIDDLLARIPNTTIILSTLIPNTHVQRVVERLSKEYRSVAARRRAQGDRVILAEMSYFITSSQLVDGTHPSDEGYKEMASVWWDAIETAEEEGMLARPNKVPGQAVAAVQGGNGTSEGGNEGRGLDDGPVEDPKLPYYVAPPQPGETSSSRTLRVGYFGYLWLLLGLLWI